A DNA window from Daucus carota subsp. sativus chromosome 3, DH1 v3.0, whole genome shotgun sequence contains the following coding sequences:
- the LOC135151752 gene encoding uncharacterized protein LOC135151752: MFEGQARQERFDTFKSLNACKQGERDPVGPHVLKMIGYIDYLEKLGAPIGPEHQIDLILQSLNNNYSQFVMNYNMNEINKNPAELLAMLKTAETNIQKVSPTPILMVNKGKAKGKGKWKGKKKMGSNSNANPKPGPTKALKPKGGVQKDGDCHYCKKPGHWKRNCHAYLEDLKKKKAAAASDSGTTGK; this comes from the exons atgtttgagggacaggctcgtcaggagaggtttgatactttcaaatctttgaatgcttgtaagcagggtgaacgtgatccggtaggaccgcatgttctgaagatgatagggtatattgattatcttgaaaaattgggtgccccgattggtccggagcaccaaattgatctgatcttgcaatctctaaacaataactattctcagtttgtaatgaattacaatatgaatgagataaacaagaaccccgccgaattgttggcaatgttgaaaactgctgaaaccaacattcagaaggtgtcccctactcccatattgatggtgaataaggggaaggccaaaggaaagggtaaatggaaaggcaagaagaagatgggatCTAATTCTAATGCCAATCCGAAACCTGGTCCGACTAAGGCCTTGAAACCGAAAGGTGGTGTTCAGAAGGATGGTGATTGTCACTATTGCAAGAAACCAGGTCATTGGAAGAGGAActgtcatgcttatttggaggatctgaagaagaagaaggctgctgccgcttctgattcag GAACTACAGGGAAGTAG